The Vanessa tameamea isolate UH-Manoa-2023 chromosome 2, ilVanTame1 primary haplotype, whole genome shotgun sequence genome has a segment encoding these proteins:
- the LOC113404389 gene encoding uncharacterized protein LOC113404389 codes for VQKCRNCVSQTVLQSHTANFGSIAAPSHADIDIGSIPTTYTFRGHHPYFSHNSRSLETNQIYQTNDYNDKSIGFAKRQSPLQISYAPKTITQYDEKIPLKVHEPREDPKLFYQSDIYLKDINGRNINQEVASIYPGRQYIPADEKYRVPKHLLRSYYENHSYAPPQKICIQCPRDRTLVAKVGADRVFFQSPTLKTCSGRKAPTNVRFVHMYGAKFGTLLERGSHVVLGRLMYKNQSVQHCKIQVHVIVQTCPTPKYLISHCEDEYKPCNFTCRDKTLELQGESALFCGEDMKWEGFLPHCRARNWCKPLPPPDNGQISCKGDTAEPYSGLVEGARCRIRCPLGWRWNDKAVSVCRRGTWTNILKCIPKKEKQK; via the exons gTACAGAAATGCAGGAACTGCGTGTCACAAACCGTGCTTCAATCGCATACTGCAAACTTTG gaAGCATCGCTGCGCCAAGCCATGCGGACATAGACATCGGCAG TATTCCAACAACATACACGTTCCGTGGACATCACCCATATTTTTCGCATAACAGCCGGTCTCTGGAAACCAATCAGATTTACCAAACAAATGATTACAATGATAAAAGCATCGGATTCGCCAAACGACAATCACCGTTGCAAATTTCATATGCACCGAAGACCATTACCCAATATGACGAAAAAATCCCGCTCAAAGTGCACGAACCACGGGAAGATCCGAAACTTTTCTATCAATCCGATATATATCTTAAAGACATTAATGGCCGCAATATAAATCAAGAAGTAGCATCCATATACCCTGGAAGACAATACATTCCAGCTGATGAGAAATATCGCGTGCCGAAACATTTGCTAAGAAGTTATTATGAAAATCATTCTTACGCTCCAC CACAAAAAATTTGCATACAGTGTCCCCGCGATAGAACATTAGTAGCCAAAGTAGGAGCCGACCGAGTATTCTTTCAAAGTCCTACACTAAAGACATGTTCAGGACGTAAAGCACCTACAAATGTTCGCTTTGTCCACATGTACGGAGCTAAATTTGGAACATTACTTGAACGGGGTTCCCACGTGGTACTCGGCAGACTCATGTACAAGAATCAA agtgTCCAGCATTGCAAGATTCAGGTGCATGTTATCGTTCAAACTTGTCCAACACCGAAGTATTTGATATCGCATTGCGAAGACGAATACAAGCCATGCAATTTCACATGTCGTGACAAAACATTAGAATTACAAGGAGAGTCCGCTTTATTTTGCGGTGAAGATATGAAATGGGAAGGCTTTCTACCGCATTGtagag CTCGTAACTGGTGTAAGCCTCTGCCGCCACCAGATAACGGACAAATTAGTTGTAAAGGTGATACAGCAGAACCATATTCGGGTCTTGTGGAGGGAGCCCGGTGTCGAATACGCTGTCCATTAGGCTGGCGATGGAACGACAAAGCTGTTTCTGTCTGTCGACGAGGAACTTggacaaatatattaaagtgcATACCTAAAAAAGAAAAGCAAAAATAG
- the LOC113404388 gene encoding uncharacterized protein LOC113404388, protein MGGNISKSSTATAALTQKNDLDKDTSNNSDPRSPTPEITRTPLQNKNGAKHNITKNVDLRKTFENGKTEEKLIHNNPILSAVIKNHLQSYDPRSPTQDFERTPIVLSSKIEDNQKLIKENNNFGSPCLNNDTMENNNYDSSFEINDAKPSLAVPKNLCDGFYDMTLNGTLNETEEPLGSSTASNEVIQNNISKECAEPSQLLETDFEYIETGTETFEDIEEHIEINNKDYETPDYDVKNVPLFKILQEDPRSPSIGIERTPIVVSKIEDVSEENVEEMSDDSLLKVLQTTKSEPQQKEDQDGILIYEDESITLDKTPKKSKSASNSGSRTPLSCMKNKADSTHARSKSTNTLYDSINQKVTKSQKRISHIPRLKSLTKQSSYIGSESSLSLKNISKTMAISGDCENTPPHSHRDRWDKDNSIVL, encoded by the exons ATGGGAGGGAACATAAGTAAATCAAGCACTGCGACGGCTGCACTCACGCAAAAAAACGACTTGGACAAGGACACTAGTAATAACTCCGATCCTCGATCTCCAACGCCTGAAATAACTCGGACTCCTCTACAG AATAAGAATGGAGCCAAGCATAACATAACGAAGAATGTTGATTTGCGGAAGACTTTTGAAAATGGTAAAACAGAAGAAAAACTTATACACAACAATCCCATTTTATCAGCTGTTATTAAAAACCACTTGCAATCTTATGATCCTCGTTCTCCAACTCAAGATTTCGAAAGAACACCTATAGTCCTTTCATCTAAAATTGAAGACAATCAAAaactaattaaagaaaataacaacTTTGGGAGTCCGTGCCTCAATAATGATACtatggaaaataataattatgattcttCCTTTGAGATTAATGATGCTAAACCAAGCTTAGCAGTGCCCAAAAACTTGTGTGATGGTTTTTATGACATGACATTAAATGGAACACTAAATGAGACTGAAGAGCCTTTAGGGTCTTCTACTGCTTCCAATGAAGTTATTCAGAATAATATATCCAAGGAATGTGCAGAGCCATCACAACTTTTAGAAACAGACTTTGAATACATAGAAACTGGAACCGAAACATTTGAAGATATTGAAGAGCATATTGAGATTAACAACAAAGATTATGAAACACCAGACTATGATGTTAAAAATGTTCCACTCTTTAAGATTCTACAAGAAGATCCTAGGTCCCCAAGTATTGGTATAGAGCGAACTCCAATAGTAGTCTCCAAAATTGAAGATGTAAGCGAAGAAAATGTTGAAGAAATGTCAGATGACTCTCTCCTAAAAGTATTGCAGACCACAAAATCAGAGCCTCAACAGAAAGAGGATCAAGacggaattttaatatatgaggATGAATCCATCACTCTTGACAAGACACCAAAAAAATCAAAGTCAGCTAGCAACAGTGGATCCAGAACTCCTTTATCTTGCATGAAAAATAAAGCTGACTCAACACATGCTAGATCCAAATCTACTAACACACTTTATGACTCTATAAACCAAAAAGTGACTAAGTCACAGAAAAGAATTTCACACATTCCAAGACTCAAATCCTTGACGAAACAGTCTTCTTACATTGGTTCAGAGAGTAGCCtttcattgaaaaatatctCAAAGACAATGGCTATTAGTGGTGATTGTGAAAACACACCACCCCACTCGCATCGTGATAGATGGGACAAAGACAATAGTATTGTTCTGTGA